The Phyllopteryx taeniolatus isolate TA_2022b chromosome 9, UOR_Ptae_1.2, whole genome shotgun sequence genome contains a region encoding:
- the ucn3l gene encoding urocortin 3, like produces the protein MRTVRLCFCLALLLPCGVHAQRSSPTLAQIDKDTRSGTLAVDIVNRSGVLNSLLHSEQRMLLQAARAPRAAQVTKRAQPGSRFALSLDVPTSILSVLIDLAKNQDLRTKAAANAELMARVGKRK, from the coding sequence ATGAGGACGGTGAGGTTGTGCTTCTGCCTGGCTCTGCTGTTGCCTTGCGGGGTCCACGCTCAGAGGAGCAGCCCTACTCTTGCCCAAATTGACAAGGATACAAGGAGCGGCACGCTGGCCGTCGACATTGTGAATCGCAGCGGCGTGTTGAACTCGTTGCTTCACTCCGAGCAGCGGATGCTTCTGCAGGCAGCGCGAGCCCCGCGGGCGGCCCAGGTGACAAAGAGAGCCCAGCCGGGGTCTCGCTTTGCCCTTTCCCTCGATGTCCCCACCAGCATTCTCAGTGTCCTCATAGACCTGGCCAAGAACCAGGACTTGAGGACCAAAGCGGCCGCCAATGCTGAACTGATGGCGCGAGTTGGCAAGAGGAAATAG